The genomic window TCCTGGTAAGCAAGTATCGATGCATCCATTCTGGGCAAAAGCCCTACAAAAGCATCCTCCTGATGCACCGCCTGAAGCTGGTGAATCAAGGCACGGGACTGGCGCACATTGCCTCTGATCTGGCGAATAAGACGATTGTCGAGCGAGTCAAAGTAGTCGCGGGTAAAACCTTCTATCTGCAATAAAGAGGTGCGTAGCCGCTCAACCAGGGCAGCGGACTCCGCCCCCAGCGCCCTGTCAGCAAAGTTATTGATCAGATTGCCATGCAAATCAGCCTGGGCTTGAATCGCCTCATTGGTCAGCTGGTTCTGGCGCTCGTGCTGCCGCTTGACCTCGGCGAAGGCCTGTTGAAAGTTATTCAGATGAACGGCCATGATGCTGGCACGCTGGCTGATCGGCGCGCTGGCATCGTCTTCCAGCATAGCAAGCACGGTTTTAGCCTGCTCCAGGGCCAGATCGGTCTGATCGGCGGAAAAACGATCACCTTCCTGTATAAACTTCTCGGACAAGCGTTGCAGAACCACCATTCTGGTAGACAGTTCATACCCCAGTTCAACCCGTTCGCTCACCAGATTAAAGCGGCGAAAGTCTGCATAGATATTGCTGATGGCCAGCCCCATGAAAAGCGCCAAGCCTCCACCCACCAGCCCTATCACCATAAAGCCAGCAAAAAGCCTGTTTTTCAGACGCCAATGGGAAAACCGCCTTATGCCAGCAATAGATCTCTCCATTTGGTTAAGGAGTATTCATAGGTATCCATGACCGTGTTCCAGACCGATACCCTTTCGAACCGGGTCTGATAACTTCCTCCCCGGCGCACTTCGCCGGGCACTGCGACTTCTAGCCCATCGGTTCCCGGTATCGAGTTTTCAGCAGGTTTGCCTTCATACCAGAAGTTCCACTCATCCGCATTGAGGTACTGCCTGGCCTGCTGAGGATTAGCAATATAGTAGCCCTGCCGGGCAATGAAGGCACCGGGCCACCCGGAAAGCCACCAGTTCATAAAGGCGTAAGCAAGTTCCTTGCGCTCTGAATTGACAGCAGATGACAGGCACATGACGCCATACCAGGCACGGTAGCCTTCCTTGGGGGCGGCATAGGCACAAGGAATCCCCATGCCGCGCAGGCGAAAGGCCGCTGGAGAAAACATGCTGGCGATATCCACTTCGTTTCTTGCCATAAGATCAACAGAGTGGGGCACCGATGACCAGAAACCGCGAAACTGACCTTGGCGCTTGTAATCAACCAGAATCTCAAACAGCTGATCGACTTCCTGCCGGCTCATGTTGCCAATATCACCAAACTGCATCAGGCCTTTGCTCTGGGCGGCCAGCGCCAGGTCAAACAGGCCGATGCTCGGCTCGTTGATAATTGCCACCCGGCCACGCTGTTGCTTGTCCAGTAACCACCCCCAGCTTTCGGTTTCATAGGGAATGCCTTCTTCAATAACATCAGTGCGGTAACCGAAGGCATCTACATTATGGGCATAGGGCAGAAAGCTGATGGTGTCAGTGGGGGTATGCCCCAGGGTGCCATCCGGCTGGGCATACAGCAGCCGATGAGGTGCATCGCCCTGGCCCACCCGCGCCGCCGGTGAGATCTTGCCGGTTTTGGGCAGGTTATTGATGTCTTTCCAGTAGGTCAGGCGCCGAGTGTCAATCGGTTGGATGGTATTGGCCTGCCAAAGTACGCGAATACTGTTCGTCCATTGCTCATAGAGATCAAAGGCACCTGGGTCTGTCGCTGCCTTCAGCAGCACTTCAGCACTGCCACCAGGATAAAACTCGATATTGATACCAAGGTCCTGCTCCGCCCGGCGCCTTATAGGCTCCTGAAGCGTGACATGGGTTCCTACAACGCGCAGGGTCGGCGGGCGGTTGAATGCTTTCACAATGGCAGGAAAGCCTGCTGTTCCCAGCAGCAAACCGGCCCCACCTGCCTTCAACACATCGCGACGTTTCAACAGGATGCTCCCTTATCGTTGTTGTCTTGCATCATGCCGGGTTTAAGTTCCTGAATACAAGTAACCCTTGCAATATCTAAGCACCAAGAGCCGAGCGCCTGCATTTTGAGAGGAGAAATCACTGCCAGGCTAGTGCCGGGCATTATCTGGAACTGCCCCAAATGCCGCCTGAGCTTACCGCCGCCAACGGCTGGGTGCGAAGGTAGCCGGTCAGCCCCTTACCGATAGTGATGGGTGATCGTCAGCGACTGTATCAACTTTTCGAGATACTTTTGGATAATGCCTGCCGCTATCGTCAGGCTGAAAAGTATCTCTATGTTAAACTATGGTCAGAAGAAGGACCCAATCACTGGCAGGTATTCATTCAGGATAACCGTGTGGGGATTGCCCCGGAGCATAATGATCAGGCATTTTCACTGTTCATCCGCCTGATGGCCGATAGCGAGCCGCCCGGGGCCTGCCATGGCTCGTCAGATAGTGCGCCAACTGGATGGCAAGCTGAGTATTGATGACAGCAGCCCGGAGGGCACTACCTTCCTTCAGGCTCTTATTTGTGAAGGATATAAGCAATGCAAGAGGCGCGTAGACAAGGGAACCACCAAATTCTCCTGGTTGAGGATGATCAGGCTGATGCCTATATCACCCAACGGGTTTTCAAGGAAATCGCCCAGAACCTGCATCAGGGCATTGTCCTTGAGCACAGCGAAACCGGTGAAAGCGCTCTGGCGCTATTGGAAGCGCGCCTGGGTGATCGTCAGCCTCTACCTGATCTGATTCTGCTTGACCTTAATATGCCCCGCATGGACGGTTTCACGTTTCTGGAACATATCAAGGTTCACCCACGACTACGTCTGATTCCTGTTGTTGTCCTCACCACCTCCAGCGCGCAGAGCGACATCCGCCGATCCTATGCGCAAGGAGCAGCAGGCTATGTGGTGAAATCTACCAGCATGGATGAATTCA from Halomonas sp. CH40 includes these protein-coding regions:
- a CDS encoding extracellular solute-binding protein, with the translated sequence MKRRDVLKAGGAGLLLGTAGFPAIVKAFNRPPTLRVVGTHVTLQEPIRRRAEQDLGINIEFYPGGSAEVLLKAATDPGAFDLYEQWTNSIRVLWQANTIQPIDTRRLTYWKDINNLPKTGKISPAARVGQGDAPHRLLYAQPDGTLGHTPTDTISFLPYAHNVDAFGYRTDVIEEGIPYETESWGWLLDKQQRGRVAIINEPSIGLFDLALAAQSKGLMQFGDIGNMSRQEVDQLFEILVDYKRQGQFRGFWSSVPHSVDLMARNEVDIASMFSPAAFRLRGMGIPCAYAAPKEGYRAWYGVMCLSSAVNSERKELAYAFMNWWLSGWPGAFIARQGYYIANPQQARQYLNADEWNFWYEGKPAENSIPGTDGLEVAVPGEVRRGGSYQTRFERVSVWNTVMDTYEYSLTKWRDLLLA
- a CDS encoding ATP-binding protein; this encodes MGDRQRLYQLFEILLDNACRYRQAEKYLYVKLWSEEGPNHWQVFIQDNRVGIAPEHNDQAFSLFIRLMADSEPPGACHGSSDSAPTGWQAEY
- a CDS encoding response regulator, whose protein sequence is MQEARRQGNHQILLVEDDQADAYITQRVFKEIAQNLHQGIVLEHSETGESALALLEARLGDRQPLPDLILLDLNMPRMDGFTFLEHIKVHPRLRLIPVVVLTTSSAQSDIRRSYAQGAAGYVVKSTSMDEFTHHMQHLAIYWFELVKRAAP